From Paenibacillus sp. PK3_47, the proteins below share one genomic window:
- a CDS encoding ABC transporter ATP-binding protein, with the protein MDVIRVERVQKKFGPKDALADVSFSIPKGEIFGFLGPSGSGKTTLIKILTAQLKPTSGQVHVFNQPAEMMQQSVQKMRFGILTDNSGLYERLSIEENLNLYRKLYDLPGSAIDKVLQFVNLSGERKKKVSLLSKGMRQRVLLACAVIHEPELLFLDEPTSALDPVNSAHIYKGLRFLNEQGTTIFLTTHDMAEAELMCSRVAILYQGQIRAIGSPKELKRQHRENVVCIDLNNGEAHELPIGEETADQIAGWMKAGLIDRIETKEPSLGDIFIKMTGSELL; encoded by the coding sequence ATGGACGTTATCCGGGTAGAACGTGTTCAAAAGAAATTTGGACCGAAAGATGCGTTAGCAGATGTGTCCTTTTCGATTCCAAAAGGTGAAATTTTCGGGTTCCTGGGTCCGAGCGGTTCCGGTAAAACAACATTAATCAAGATTTTAACGGCGCAATTAAAACCGACAAGTGGCCAGGTACATGTATTTAACCAGCCGGCGGAGATGATGCAGCAGTCTGTACAAAAGATGCGTTTTGGCATTCTGACGGATAACAGCGGTCTCTATGAGAGGTTATCGATTGAGGAGAATCTGAACCTGTACCGGAAATTATATGATCTGCCGGGATCAGCAATCGATAAGGTGCTGCAGTTTGTTAACTTGAGCGGAGAGCGCAAAAAGAAAGTCAGTCTATTATCAAAAGGGATGCGCCAGCGCGTCCTGTTGGCCTGTGCGGTTATTCATGAGCCGGAATTATTATTTTTGGATGAACCTACCTCGGCTCTGGATCCGGTAAACTCGGCACATATTTATAAAGGCTTACGCTTTTTAAATGAGCAGGGGACCACAATTTTTCTGACTACGCATGATATGGCTGAGGCAGAATTGATGTGCAGCCGGGTAGCGATTTTGTATCAGGGACAAATCCGGGCCATCGGTTCACCCAAGGAGCTCAAAAGACAGCACCGGGAAAACGTAGTGTGTATTGACCTGAACAATGGAGAAGCACACGAGCTCCCGATTGGTGAGGAAACAGCTGATCAGATTGCCGGTTGGATGAAAGCAGGGTTAATTGACCGGATAGAGACGAAAGAGCCGAGTCTGGGTGATATTTTTATTAAAATGACAGGAAGTGAGCTACTATGA
- a CDS encoding LytTR family transcriptional regulator DNA-binding domain-containing protein: MQFQPVFYDGKVFVPEIEFSSTPGQSIGIITDLKRKQLLMEQMGNPAQYYLFRAGQSEYMRLTVEELISFLIKVTERHEHTDVLIDYFALKEERKLKIKDLSPSRRMYVTLLRVFFAYQPAVVLEEPYFYLEEQERRHFKRIVDDLSSDKQILILTSNLEDALISCDSIYRLNELGFHPLDIRDSEEDRQEVQKQDEPSITLQKISTKRNDKVILFNPPEIDFIESVNGSILVHVGGENYECALTLTELEQRLLNFGFFRCHRSYIVNLQKVREIITWTKNSYSLRLNTDKDAVVPLSRSKLQELKALLNV, encoded by the coding sequence ATGCAATTTCAGCCAGTATTTTATGACGGAAAAGTATTTGTACCGGAGATTGAATTCAGTAGTACACCGGGCCAATCCATTGGCATCATAACGGATTTGAAGCGAAAGCAGCTTTTAATGGAGCAGATGGGGAATCCCGCGCAATATTATCTGTTTCGGGCCGGGCAAAGCGAATATATGCGTTTAACGGTGGAGGAGCTAATTTCTTTCTTAATTAAAGTAACGGAGAGGCATGAGCATACCGATGTGTTAATAGATTATTTTGCATTAAAAGAAGAGCGGAAGCTAAAAATTAAGGATTTAAGTCCATCCCGGAGAATGTATGTGACATTGCTGCGTGTCTTTTTTGCGTATCAGCCTGCAGTTGTGCTGGAAGAGCCTTATTTTTACCTGGAGGAACAGGAACGCCGCCATTTTAAGCGGATTGTAGATGACCTCTCAAGCGATAAGCAGATCTTGATTCTAACCTCGAATTTAGAGGATGCCCTTATTTCCTGTGATTCCATCTACCGGCTTAACGAGCTCGGATTTCATCCGCTTGATATCCGGGACTCCGAAGAGGACAGGCAGGAAGTCCAGAAACAAGATGAGCCCAGTATAACCTTGCAGAAGATATCTACCAAACGTAACGACAAAGTGATTTTATTTAATCCGCCTGAAATTGACTTTATAGAAAGTGTAAATGGTTCGATCCTTGTACATGTAGGCGGTGAAAATTACGAATGTGCTTTAACGCTGACGGAGCTGGAACAGAGACTGTTAAACTTCGGATTTTTCAGATGCCACCGCTCCTACATCGTTAATCTGCAAAAGGTAAGAGAGATCATTACATGGACGAAGAACAGCTACAGCTTGCGGTTAAACACAGATAAAGATGCCGTCGTTCCGTTATCCCGGTCCAAATTGCAGGAGTTAAAAGCACTGCTCAACGTTTAA
- a CDS encoding collagen-like protein — protein MGFFPTPGPGGGFPGIPGGPGGVPGGPGFPGGGPGGGPGGFPGSPGGGPGGVQAPTSPPPQFVPQMQASAFAVDPGGIRRCLFRNTYVWLNNGEQFWFFPVFVGRNSIAGFRWTGFFWTYFGIDLNRISSFTCF, from the coding sequence ATGGGATTTTTTCCAACGCCGGGACCCGGCGGAGGTTTCCCGGGGATTCCGGGAGGACCAGGCGGAGTGCCGGGAGGGCCAGGGTTTCCTGGAGGAGGGCCAGGCGGAGGACCTGGAGGATTTCCGGGGAGTCCGGGAGGTGGACCGGGAGGCGTTCAAGCGCCAACGTCTCCTCCACCGCAATTTGTACCGCAGATGCAGGCTTCCGCATTCGCCGTCGACCCCGGAGGGATCAGACGCTGCCTGTTCCGCAACACATACGTTTGGCTGAACAACGGCGAGCAGTTCTGGTTCTTCCCGGTATTCGTCGGGCGTAATTCGATTGCAGGGTTCAGATGGACCGGTTTCTTCTGGACATATTTCGGCATTGATTTGAACCGGATCAGCTCGTTCACATGCTTCTAG